From the genome of Azospira restricta, one region includes:
- a CDS encoding response regulator, with amino-acid sequence MEEVLRRVLVVDHSRVVRSALAKHLREHFEVREEADGESAWQTLVLDSTIIAVVSGAQLPRLNGYDLLARLRVNKLRRLCDIPFLLVISGHESDSDRQRAREHGVTDFITRGMPRQEIVARIGRLVNWELATHFPGLTEMPPRDKAGEAPARRAPDVLAADAVAGRLAQAIAQTPAAADMIGVLAFGLDLHGGLVARFGNETADAVATHVARVLQTKIGHGDCIGHGDAGDCLIVSPGTSLAGCTAFAQRVCRGLANSQVNIAGEAFPLQVSAGIASLSADAGLDAPALIARATLRLRMAQSAGGNRVHANDPAAAPGGFGPEYFEELFNLYDPQAAARQFGSLGLHLMPLLRTLDREFRFGLPLSEIERSFAVRASEERDRRP; translated from the coding sequence ATGGAGGAGGTATTGCGCCGGGTGCTGGTCGTCGACCACTCCCGCGTCGTGCGGTCGGCGCTCGCCAAGCATCTGCGCGAGCATTTCGAGGTGCGCGAGGAGGCGGACGGCGAGTCCGCGTGGCAAACCCTCGTCCTCGACTCGACGATCATCGCCGTCGTCTCCGGCGCCCAGCTGCCCCGCCTCAACGGCTACGACCTCCTGGCCCGGCTGCGCGTAAACAAGCTGCGCCGCCTGTGCGACATCCCGTTCCTGCTGGTGATCTCCGGCCACGAGAGCGACAGCGACCGGCAGCGCGCGCGCGAGCACGGCGTCACCGACTTCATCACGCGCGGCATGCCGCGCCAGGAGATCGTGGCGCGCATCGGCCGCCTCGTGAACTGGGAGCTGGCGACCCACTTCCCCGGGCTGACGGAAATGCCGCCGCGCGACAAGGCGGGCGAGGCGCCGGCGCGGCGCGCGCCCGACGTGCTCGCCGCCGACGCCGTCGCCGGACGGCTGGCGCAGGCCATCGCACAAACGCCCGCCGCCGCGGACATGATCGGCGTGCTCGCCTTCGGCCTCGACCTGCACGGCGGTCTCGTCGCCCGCTTCGGCAACGAGACCGCCGACGCCGTCGCCACCCACGTCGCGCGCGTGCTGCAGACGAAGATCGGCCACGGGGACTGCATCGGCCACGGCGACGCCGGCGACTGCCTGATCGTTTCGCCCGGCACCAGCCTCGCCGGCTGCACGGCGTTCGCCCAGCGCGTCTGCCGCGGCCTCGCCAACAGCCAGGTGAACATCGCCGGCGAAGCCTTCCCGCTGCAGGTGAGCGCCGGCATCGCCAGCCTTTCGGCCGACGCCGGGCTGGATGCGCCGGCGCTGATCGCGCGCGCGACGCTGCGGCTGCGGATGGCGCAATCGGCCGGCGGCAACCGCGTGCATGCCAACGATCCGGCGGCGGCGCCCGGCGGCTTCGGGCCGGAATACTTCGAGGAACTGTTCAATCTCTACGACCCACAGGCGGCAGCGCGCCAGTTCGGCTCGCTCGGCCTGCACCTGATGCCGCTGCTGCGCACGCTCGACCGCGAATTCCGCTTCGGGCTGCCGCTCTCGGAAATCGAGCGCAGCTTCGCCGTGCGCGCGAGCGAGGAGCGCGACCGCCGGCCGTGA
- a CDS encoding methyltransferase domain-containing protein, translating to MAEFCDITFDRERLKEAIRSTYGRVATEPDGDFHFHRGPAYAVSLLRYDRGELDELPPFVTASFAGVGNPLKVADPAPGATVIDLGSGSGMDCLLAGRRVGPDGRVIGFDMTDAMLDMAARGAEGAALPQVRFEKAEINRLPLDDASVDVAISNGVLNLSPDKARVIAELYRVLRPGGRLQLADIVIDAELSAAARNDIELWVG from the coding sequence ATGGCGGAATTCTGCGACATTACCTTCGATCGCGAACGATTGAAGGAAGCCATCCGGTCGACCTACGGCAGGGTCGCCACCGAGCCCGATGGCGATTTCCATTTTCATCGCGGCCCGGCCTACGCGGTATCGCTGCTGCGCTATGACCGCGGCGAACTGGACGAACTGCCGCCATTCGTGACCGCGTCGTTCGCCGGGGTCGGCAATCCCTTGAAGGTGGCGGACCCGGCGCCGGGGGCGACCGTGATCGATCTCGGTTCCGGCAGCGGGATGGACTGTCTCCTTGCCGGGCGTCGCGTCGGCCCCGACGGCCGGGTCATCGGGTTCGACATGACCGATGCGATGCTCGACATGGCTGCCCGCGGCGCGGAAGGCGCCGCCCTGCCGCAGGTGCGATTCGAGAAGGCGGAAATCAACCGCCTACCGCTCGATGACGCTTCCGTCGACGTGGCGATTTCCAACGGCGTCCTGAATCTGAGTCCCGACAAGGCCCGGGTGATCGCCGAGCTCTACCGTGTGCTGCGCCCCGGCGGGCGCCTGCAGCTGGCCGATATCGTGATCGATGCCGAACTGTCCGCCGCCGCGCGCAACGACATCGAACTGTGGGTTGGTTGA
- a CDS encoding alpha/beta fold hydrolase yields the protein MTTYAPTLSQLNSTIVRSFSMAAQTATRGYFGLLSRLRPELARRQAERLFTTPPRHPAAYPAPAAARRETVLADAGHVVLWQAGPAAAPAVLLVHGWGGVGAQLGGFVAPLLARGFRVVWFDHPGHGESEGRRTALPNLARAITAIDQACGPFHAAIGHSLGAAAIGLALRDGLVLERAVLLGTPASIAGYMHRFARQLGLSAAVRERLRQRIEHRYGKRFDDIDRIEDLGRLSLPALLVHDSGDRHVPFAHSQRIAACLPGAQLIRTHGLGHFRLLRDPAVLRAATAFVAGEAGTLPAELPELPLPAALY from the coding sequence ATGACGACCTACGCCCCGACGCTTTCGCAGCTCAATAGCACGATCGTTCGATCCTTTTCAATGGCCGCCCAGACGGCGACGCGCGGCTACTTCGGCCTGCTCTCGCGCCTGCGTCCGGAACTCGCCCGCCGCCAGGCCGAACGCCTGTTCACGACGCCGCCGCGCCATCCCGCGGCCTACCCGGCGCCGGCCGCGGCGCGCCGCGAGACGGTGCTCGCCGACGCCGGCCACGTCGTCCTCTGGCAGGCCGGCCCGGCCGCGGCGCCGGCGGTGCTGCTGGTACACGGCTGGGGCGGCGTCGGCGCGCAGCTCGGCGGCTTCGTCGCGCCGCTGCTGGCGCGCGGCTTCCGCGTCGTCTGGTTCGACCACCCCGGCCACGGCGAAAGCGAGGGGCGGCGCACCGCGCTGCCCAACCTGGCGCGCGCGATCACCGCCATCGACCAGGCCTGCGGCCCGTTCCACGCGGCGATCGGCCACTCGCTCGGCGCCGCGGCGATCGGCCTCGCGCTGCGCGACGGCCTCGTCCTCGAACGCGCCGTCCTGCTCGGCACGCCGGCGTCGATCGCCGGCTACATGCACCGCTTCGCACGCCAGCTGGGCCTCAGCGCCGCCGTCCGCGAGCGCCTGCGCCAACGCATCGAGCACCGCTACGGCAAGCGCTTCGACGACATCGACCGCATCGAGGACCTCGGCCGGCTGTCGCTGCCGGCGCTGCTGGTGCACGACAGCGGCGACCGCCACGTGCCGTTCGCGCATTCGCAGCGGATCGCCGCCTGCCTGCCCGGCGCGCAGCTGATCCGCACGCACGGTCTCGGCCATTTCCGGCTGCTGCGCGACCCGGCGGTGCTGCGCGCGGCGACCGCCTTCGTCGCCGGCGAAGCCGGCACGCTGCCCGCCGAACTGCCCGAGCTACCGCTGCCGGCCGCGCTCTACTGA
- a CDS encoding TetR/AcrR family transcriptional regulator, with translation MGKGENTRSMILDAALAQASEGGFESLTIGTLAARTGLSKSGLFAHFGSREELQIAAIDRAAERFAETVFAPALQAPRGLPRVRAIFEHWLQWTDDSGLAYGCPLHAAAIEFDDRPGPVRERLVAHFDRLQRNLERALDLAVAEGQLPAGSDVAQLAFEALGIVFAYYHGARLLRRPEAAVRARAAFDRLLSAATAAA, from the coding sequence ATGGGAAAAGGCGAAAACACCCGTTCGATGATCCTCGACGCCGCACTGGCGCAAGCCAGTGAAGGCGGCTTCGAGTCGCTGACGATCGGCACGCTGGCGGCACGCACCGGGCTTTCGAAGAGCGGGCTGTTCGCGCATTTCGGCTCGCGCGAGGAGTTGCAGATCGCCGCCATCGACCGCGCCGCCGAGCGCTTCGCGGAGACCGTGTTTGCGCCGGCGCTGCAGGCGCCGCGCGGGCTGCCGCGGGTACGCGCGATCTTCGAGCACTGGCTGCAATGGACCGACGACAGCGGCCTCGCCTACGGCTGCCCGCTGCATGCGGCGGCGATCGAGTTCGACGACCGGCCGGGGCCGGTGCGCGAGCGCCTCGTCGCCCACTTCGACCGCCTGCAGCGCAACCTCGAGCGCGCGCTCGACCTCGCCGTCGCCGAAGGCCAGCTGCCGGCCGGCAGCGACGTCGCGCAGCTCGCTTTCGAGGCGCTCGGCATCGTCTTCGCCTACTACCATGGCGCGCGCCTGCTGCGCCGCCCGGAGGCCGCGGTACGCGCCCGCGCCGCCTTCGACCGCCTGCTTTCGGCCGCCACCGCGGCCGCCTGA